One Ricinus communis isolate WT05 ecotype wild-type chromosome 1, ASM1957865v1, whole genome shotgun sequence DNA window includes the following coding sequences:
- the LOC8261916 gene encoding ferric reduction oxidase 2 isoform X3 produces the protein MLVKGPLGIVSGIELAFLTMFVALLTWSLSTYLHNGFATITPHSAAKSGERVWEAKLESSAIRLGVVGNICLTFLFFPVARGSSVLPLFGLTSEGSIKYHIWLGHLVMVFFTAHGLSYISYWAVTHQISEMLKWRKADFSNVAGEVALLAGLGLWAATFPRIRRKMFELFFYTHHLYILFVFFFLMHVPISFACIMLPGFYLFLVDRYLRFLQSRTNVRLVSARILPCETLEINFSKSPGLSYNPTSILFVNVPSISKLQWHPFTITSSSNLEPEKLSVMIKSEGSWSKKLYQLLSSPSSVDRLEVSVEGPYGPASTPFLRHDALVMVSGGSGITPFITIIREIMSASAMHQCKTPQVTLICSVKNSSDLTMLDLLIPLSGTPSAFSNLQLKIEAYVTREKEPTIDNSKLTRIIWFKPHQTDAPISAILGPKSWLWLGAIISSSFISFLVIIGLITRYYIYPIDHNTNLVFSYSLRSFLNILAICVCIAITASAAVLWNKKQNAREAIQVQNIEGSTPVGSPGSWFYNGDRELESLPHKSLAEATNVHYGERPDLKRMLFECKGSSVGVLVCGPKKMRHEVATICSSGLADNLHFESISFSW, from the exons ATGCTTGTGAAAGGCCCTCTGGGGATTGTTTCAGGCATAGAACTGGCCTTCTTGACAATGTTCGTTGCACTATTGACTTGGTCTTTATCAACTTATTTACACAATGGCTTTGCTACCATCACTCCTCATTCAGCAGCAAAGAGTGGGGAAAGAGT ATGGGAAGCTAAATTGGAAAGCTCGGCTATTAGGCTAGGCGTGGTTGGGAATATATGTTTgacatttctattttttccgGTGGCCCGTGGATCATCGGTGCTGCCATTGTTTGGGCTGACCTCCGAAGGTAGCATTAAGTACCATATATGGCTGGGTCACTTGGTAATGGTATTCTTCACTGCTCATGGACTTTCTTATATCAGCTATTGGGCTGTTACACATCAGATTTCTGAG ATGTTGAAATGGAGGAAAGCTGACTTTTCAAATGTGGCTGGAGAGGTAGCTTTACTGGCTGGATTAGGCCTGTGGGCTGCAACCTTCCCTCGCATTAGAAGAAAAATGTTTGAGCTCTTTTTTTACACCCATCATCTCTACATCCtctttgtgtttttctttttgatgcACGTTCCCATCTCTtttgcttgtattatgctCCCTGGTTTTTACCTCTTCTTGGTTGATCGCTACCTGAGATTCTTGCAATCAAGAACCAATGTTCGTTTAGTTTCAGCCCGCATTTTGCCTTGTGAAACTTTAGAAATCAACTTCTCTAAAAGCCCAG GTTTGAGCTATAATCCCACGAGCATTCTGTTTGTGAATGTTCCTAGCATTTCCAAGCTGCAATGGCATCCGTTCACTATCACTTCAAGCAGCAACTTAGAACCTGAAAAGCTGAGTGTTATGATTAAAAGTGAAGGAAGTTGGTCCAAGAAGCTGTACCAATTGCTTTCATCGCCTTCATCGGTTGACCGTCTTGAAGTCTCAGTAGAAGGACCTTATGGACCAGCTTCAACTCCTTTTCTAAG gCATGATGCTCTTGTGATGGTGAGCGGAGGCAGTGGCATTACGCCTTTCATAACTATAATTCGAGAAATCATGTCCGCAAGCGCAATGCACCAGTGCAAGACTCCACAAGTAACCCTAATTTGTTCAGTCAAGAATTCTTCAGACCTCACTATGCTAGACCTCCTAATTCCGTTATCCGGCACTCCATCTGCGTTTTCCAATCTGCAACTAAAAATTGAGGCTTATGTTACAAGGGAAAAAGAACCCACAATTGATAATTCGAAGCTCACTCGGATTATATGGTTCAAGCCCCACCAAACAGATGCACCTATTTCTGCTATTTTAGGCCCCAAAAGCTGGCTCTGGCTTGGAGCTATTATATCATCTTCTTTCATTAGTTTCCTCGTTATAATTGGTCTTATTACCCGCTACTACATTTACCCAATCGATCACAACacaaatttagttttctcatattccctCCGATCTTTTCTCAATATATTAGCAATATGCGTATGCATAGCGATAACAGCAAGTGCAGCTGTTTTATGGAACAAGAAACAAAATGCAAGGGAAGCAATTCAGGTTCAGAACATTGAAGGGTCAACACCAGTTGGATCACCAGGATCATGGTTCTATAATGGTGATAGAGAATTGGAAAGTCTCCCTCATAAGTCACTTGCAGAAGCTACTAATGTGCATTATGGTGAAAGGCCTGATCTAAAAA GAATGCTATTCGAGTGCAAAGGTTCAAGTGTGGGAGTTCTTGTTTGCGGTCCGAAGAAGATGAGACATGAAGTCGCAACAATATGTTCATCTGGATTGGCAGATAATCTGCACTTCGAGTCCATCAGCTTTAGCTGGTGA
- the LOC8261916 gene encoding ferric reduction oxidase 2 isoform X1 produces the protein MGSGVAKMSPSSQKETDIVRVAIWLLSILVFLGYLMMWVMTPTTTYRRIWLPNIRKNVNSVYFGVQGATILTFSFPVLFIAVLGCVYLHLGKRSGHNNFRSNGRKHPLATWKKPMLVKGPLGIVSGIELAFLTMFVALLTWSLSTYLHNGFATITPHSAAKSGERVWEAKLESSAIRLGVVGNICLTFLFFPVARGSSVLPLFGLTSEGSIKYHIWLGHLVMVFFTAHGLSYISYWAVTHQISEMLKWRKADFSNVAGEVALLAGLGLWAATFPRIRRKMFELFFYTHHLYILFVFFFLMHVPISFACIMLPGFYLFLVDRYLRFLQSRTNVRLVSARILPCETLEINFSKSPGLSYNPTSILFVNVPSISKLQWHPFTITSSSNLEPEKLSVMIKSEGSWSKKLYQLLSSPSSVDRLEVSVEGPYGPASTPFLRHDALVMVSGGSGITPFITIIREIMSASAMHQCKTPQVTLICSVKNSSDLTMLDLLIPLSGTPSAFSNLQLKIEAYVTREKEPTIDNSKLTRIIWFKPHQTDAPISAILGPKSWLWLGAIISSSFISFLVIIGLITRYYIYPIDHNTNLVFSYSLRSFLNILAICVCIAITASAAVLWNKKQNAREAIQVQNIEGSTPVGSPGSWFYNGDRELESLPHKSLAEATNVHYGERPDLKRMLFECKGSSVGVLVCGPKKMRHEVATICSSGLADNLHFESISFSW, from the exons atggGTTCAGGGGTGGCAAAAATGTCACCTTCTTCTCAGAAAGAAACTGACATAGTCCGAGTAGCTATATGGCTGCTATCGATACTAGTGTTTCTGGGCTATCTCATGATGTGGGTTATGACGCCCACTACCACATACCGTCGTATATGGTTACCCAACATCCGAAAGAATGTTAATTCTGTTTATTTTGGCGTACAAG GTGCAACTATTTTGACATTCTCTTTCCCTGTCCTCTTTATTGCTGTCTTGGGCTGTGTGTATCTCCACCTTGGAAAGAGGTCCGGTCATAACAATTTTAGAAG CAATGGCAGAAAACATCCTTTAGCCACATGGAAGAAACCAATGCTTGTGAAAGGCCCTCTGGGGATTGTTTCAGGCATAGAACTGGCCTTCTTGACAATGTTCGTTGCACTATTGACTTGGTCTTTATCAACTTATTTACACAATGGCTTTGCTACCATCACTCCTCATTCAGCAGCAAAGAGTGGGGAAAGAGT ATGGGAAGCTAAATTGGAAAGCTCGGCTATTAGGCTAGGCGTGGTTGGGAATATATGTTTgacatttctattttttccgGTGGCCCGTGGATCATCGGTGCTGCCATTGTTTGGGCTGACCTCCGAAGGTAGCATTAAGTACCATATATGGCTGGGTCACTTGGTAATGGTATTCTTCACTGCTCATGGACTTTCTTATATCAGCTATTGGGCTGTTACACATCAGATTTCTGAG ATGTTGAAATGGAGGAAAGCTGACTTTTCAAATGTGGCTGGAGAGGTAGCTTTACTGGCTGGATTAGGCCTGTGGGCTGCAACCTTCCCTCGCATTAGAAGAAAAATGTTTGAGCTCTTTTTTTACACCCATCATCTCTACATCCtctttgtgtttttctttttgatgcACGTTCCCATCTCTtttgcttgtattatgctCCCTGGTTTTTACCTCTTCTTGGTTGATCGCTACCTGAGATTCTTGCAATCAAGAACCAATGTTCGTTTAGTTTCAGCCCGCATTTTGCCTTGTGAAACTTTAGAAATCAACTTCTCTAAAAGCCCAG GTTTGAGCTATAATCCCACGAGCATTCTGTTTGTGAATGTTCCTAGCATTTCCAAGCTGCAATGGCATCCGTTCACTATCACTTCAAGCAGCAACTTAGAACCTGAAAAGCTGAGTGTTATGATTAAAAGTGAAGGAAGTTGGTCCAAGAAGCTGTACCAATTGCTTTCATCGCCTTCATCGGTTGACCGTCTTGAAGTCTCAGTAGAAGGACCTTATGGACCAGCTTCAACTCCTTTTCTAAG gCATGATGCTCTTGTGATGGTGAGCGGAGGCAGTGGCATTACGCCTTTCATAACTATAATTCGAGAAATCATGTCCGCAAGCGCAATGCACCAGTGCAAGACTCCACAAGTAACCCTAATTTGTTCAGTCAAGAATTCTTCAGACCTCACTATGCTAGACCTCCTAATTCCGTTATCCGGCACTCCATCTGCGTTTTCCAATCTGCAACTAAAAATTGAGGCTTATGTTACAAGGGAAAAAGAACCCACAATTGATAATTCGAAGCTCACTCGGATTATATGGTTCAAGCCCCACCAAACAGATGCACCTATTTCTGCTATTTTAGGCCCCAAAAGCTGGCTCTGGCTTGGAGCTATTATATCATCTTCTTTCATTAGTTTCCTCGTTATAATTGGTCTTATTACCCGCTACTACATTTACCCAATCGATCACAACacaaatttagttttctcatattccctCCGATCTTTTCTCAATATATTAGCAATATGCGTATGCATAGCGATAACAGCAAGTGCAGCTGTTTTATGGAACAAGAAACAAAATGCAAGGGAAGCAATTCAGGTTCAGAACATTGAAGGGTCAACACCAGTTGGATCACCAGGATCATGGTTCTATAATGGTGATAGAGAATTGGAAAGTCTCCCTCATAAGTCACTTGCAGAAGCTACTAATGTGCATTATGGTGAAAGGCCTGATCTAAAAA GAATGCTATTCGAGTGCAAAGGTTCAAGTGTGGGAGTTCTTGTTTGCGGTCCGAAGAAGATGAGACATGAAGTCGCAACAATATGTTCATCTGGATTGGCAGATAATCTGCACTTCGAGTCCATCAGCTTTAGCTGGTGA
- the LOC8261915 gene encoding ferric reduction oxidase 2, which translates to MDSESKMVNSSPSSHKQTVDMLRAAIWILSVALLLGYLVLWIILPTNTYWRHWYGRIDEKFTSTYLGRQGQPLLLFFFPILFIAVLGCAYIHLGKRSNQNILEGNGRKHRLAALRKPMLVKGPLGIVSSIELAFLIMFIALLIWSLSTYLHNSFSTITPQFAATRNARVWEAKLESASFLFGLVGNICLTFLFFPVVRGSSVLPLFGLTSEGSIKYHIWLGHMMMVLFTAHGIGYIIYWAVTNQISEVLKWGKTDVSNVAGEISLLAGLGLWATTFPRIRQKMFELFFYTHHLYILFMLFFILHITVGYSCIVMLPGFYLFLIDRYLRFLQSRTSVRLVSARILPCDTLELNFSKSPDFSYNPTSILFMNVPSISKLQWHPFTINSSSNLEPENLSIVIKSEGSWSKKLYHILSSPSSIDHLQVSVEGPYGPASTHFLRHDTLVMVSGGSGITPFVSIIRELVYVSTTYKCKIPQVILICSFKTSSDLTMLDLLLPISGTPSALSNLQLKIEAYVTREKEPTIDTSKLVRTIWFKPHSRDAPISAILGPKSWLWLGAIISSSVIIFLIIIGLITRYYIYPIDHNTWNVFSYSLEAVLYMLVISICIAATASAAVLWNKRQNAREAKQIQIVEGSTPVRPLESGLCNGDRELESLPQQPLVQVTNVHYGKRPPLKRMLFEYKGSSVGVLVCGPKKMRHEVATICSSGSADNLHFEFISFSW; encoded by the exons atggATTCAGAATCAAAAATGGTGAATAGTTCACCTTCTTCCCATAAACAAACTGTAGATATGCTTCGAGCAGCTATATGGATACTATCAGTAGCACTGTTGCTGGGTTATCTCGTGTTGTGGATTATATTGCCTACCAACACGTATTGGCGTCATTGGTATGGTAGAATCGATGAGAAGTTTACTTCCACTTATCTCGGCAGACAAG GCCAACCACTTTtgctcttcttctttcccATTCTTTTCATTGCTGTATTGGGCTGTGCCTATATCCACCTTGGAAAGAGATCAAATCAGAATATATTAGAAGG CAACGGCAGAAAACATCGCCTGGCAGCATTAAGGAAACCGATGCTAGTGAAAGGCCCACTAGGGATAGTTTCAAGCATAGAACTGGCCTTCCTCATCATGTTCATTGCACTGTTAATTTGGTCTTTGTCAACTTATTTGCATAACAGCTTCTCCACTATTACTCCACAGTTCGCTGCAACTAGAAATGCGAGAGT ATGGGAAGCTAAACTGGAGAGTGCATCGTTCCTGTTTGGTCTGGTAGGGAACATATGTCTGACATTTCTCTTCTTCCCGGTGGTTCGTGGGTCATCGGTGCTGCCATTATTTGGGCTGACCAGCGAAGGTAGCATCAAATACCATATATGGTTAGGTCACATGATGATGGTCCTTTTTACTGCTCATGGAATTGGTTATATCATCTACTGGGCTGTTACAAATCAGATCTCAGAG GTGCTGAAATGGGGTAAAACAGACGTATCCAATGTGGCGGGAGAGATATCTCTGCTGGCTGGGCTGGGCCTTTGGGCAACAACCTTCCCTCGCATAAGGCAGAAAATGTTTGAGCTCTTCTTTTACACCCATCATCTTTACATCCTCTTCATGCTTTTCTTTATACTGCATATTACCGTTGGTTATTCCTGTATCGTGATGCTCCCTGGATTCTACCTTTTCTTGATTGATCGCTACTTGAGGTTCTTGCAATCTAGAACAAGCGTTCGTTTAGTTTCAGCCCGCATTTTGCCCTGTGATACTTTAGAGCTCAACTTCTCTAAAAGCCCGG ACTTCAGCTATAATCCGACGAGCATTCTGTTTATGAATGTCCCTAGTATTTCCAAGCTCCAATGGCATCCTTTCACTATCAATTCTAGCAGCAACTTGGAGCCTGAAAACTTGAGTATTGTGATTAAAAGTGAAGGAAGCTGGTCCAAGAAACTATACCACATTCTTTCATCGCCTTCCTCTATTGACCATCTCCAAGTTTCAGTTGAAGGACCATATGGACCTGCTTCAACTCACTTTCTAAG GCACGACACACTTGTGATGGTGAGTGGAGGCAGCGGTATTACTCCTTTCGTCTCAATAATTCGAGAACTGGTCTATGTAAGCACAACATACAAATGCAAGATTCCACAAGTAATACTAATTTGCTCCTTCAAAACCTCTTCAGACCTCACCATGCTAGACCTCCTACTTCCAATATCTGGCACCCCATCCGCGCTTTCCAATCTGCAGTTAAAGATTGAGGCTTATGTTACAAGAGAGAAAGAACCCACAATTGATACATCGAAGCTTGTTCGAACTATATGGTTCAAGCCCCACTCAAGGGACGCACCTATTTCTGCAATTTTAGGCCCCAAAAGCTGGCTCTGGCTTGGCGCTATTATATCATCTTCCGTCATCATTTTCCTTATCATAATTGGCCTTATTACACGCTATTACATTTATCCCATCGATCATAATACCTGGAATGTTTTCTCCTACTCTCTTGAAGCGGTTCTCTATATGTTAGTAATAAGCATATGTATAGCTGCAACAGCTAGTGCAGCCGTTTTATGGAACAAAAGACAAAATGCAAGGGAAGCAAAGCAGATTCAGATTGTTGAAGGGTCAACACCAGTTCGACCACTAGAATCAGGGTTATGTAATGGTGATAGGGAATTGGAAAGTCTCCCTCAGCAGCCTCTTGTTCAGGTTACTAATGTGCACTATGGTAAAAGACCTCCTTTAAAGA GAATGCTATTTGAATATAAAGGATCAAGCGTGGGAGTTCTTGTTTGTGGACCAAAGAAAATGAGACATGAAGTTGCAACCATATGTTCATCTGGTTCGGCCGATAATTTGCACTTCGAGTTCATTAGCTTTAGCTGGTGA
- the LOC112536897 gene encoding probable receptor-like protein kinase At5g24010 — METQFSFPIFILTFSVISTLSLSSSFSPFSPIDNRLINCGSAVDATVHSRRFVSDDEFSNFNSPLLSSIRTNPISDQNTHPNYPQIYNTARVFNKPSKYVFEIKDPGTHMVRLHFHPFISSSINLKNAQFHVLVNGYVVLSNFTVLNVGNPLVKEYLIWVDSGKVIITFIPTRKGEFGFVNAIEVISAPKDLIADVATRVNGYKNEKFDGLNKQALEMLYRVNVGGPKITPFNDTVWRTWIPDDHFFELNKLATRIYFSGRINYRSGGASREVGPDFVYNTARVITSKNSSVLNANMTWVFPVIQGYQYLVRLHFCDIASMSLGLLYFNVYINGHLAFENLDLNTITYMLASPVYADFVVDSDSNGALRVSIGRSNMSMAHTVDGILNGVEIMKMNNSVGSLDGNMCAGMVLRSWPREHIGVLVPLVAVVCVLLSVYVIMHRRSVDARDSIAWSKLPTDTSQVMLKHGNHPLSSKI; from the coding sequence ATGGAGacacaattttcttttcccatATTCATCCTCACTTTCTCAGTCATCTCTACTCTCTCCTTATCCTCCTCATTCTCCCCATTCTCCCCCATCGATAACAGACTTATCAACTGTGGCTCGGCCGTCGATGCCACCGTTCACAGCCGCCGCTTCGTTTCCGATGACGAATTCTCCAACTTTAACTCTCCGCTTCTCTCTTCTATTCGTACGAACCCGATTTCTGATCAAAATACGCACCCTAATTATCCTCAAATTTACAATACAGCTAGGGTTTTTAATAAGCCTTCGAAGTATGTTTTCGAGATCAAGGATCCTGGGACCCACATGGTACGCCTTCATTTTCATCCTTTCATCTCTTCGAGTATTAACTTAAAGAATGCTCAATTTCACGTTTTGGTTAATGGATATGTCGTTCTGAGCAATTTTACTGTACTAAATGTGGGTAACCCACTAGTTAAGGAGTACCTTATCTGGGTTGATTCTGGTAAGGTTATTATTACCTTTATTCCTACAAGAAAAGGTGAATTTGGTTTTGTTAATGCAATTGAAGTTATATCTGCACCTAAAGATTTGATTGCTGATGTAGCAACCCGGGTGAATggttataaaaatgaaaaatttgatGGATTAAATAAACAGGCTCTTGAAATGTTGTATAGGGTTAATGTTGGAGGCCCAAAGATTACACCTTTCAATGATACAGTTTGGAGAACATGGATTCCTGATGATCacttttttgaattaaataagTTGGCTACAAGGATTTATTTCAGTGGGAGAATTAACTACCGAAGTGGAGGTGCGAGTAGAGAAGTTGGTCCTGATTTTGTATATAATACTGCTAGAGTAATTACTAGCAAGAATTCTTCGGTCCTTAATGCGAATATGACATGGGTGTTTCCAGTGATCCAGGGTTATCAATATCTTGTTAGATTGCATTTTTGTGATATTGCTAGCATGTCACTTGGTTTGCTATATTTCAATGTGTATATCAATGGACATTTGGCATTTGAAAATCTGGACCTTAATACTATCACATATATGTTGGCTTCTCCAGTTTATGCTGATTTTGTTGTTGATAGTGATAGCAATGGGGCCTTAAGAGTGAGTATTGGACGTTCAAACATGAGCATGGCACATACAGTTGATGGCATTTTGAATGGAGTAGAGATCATGAAGATGAATAATTCAGTGGGTAGTCTTGATGGAAATATGTGTGCAGGGATGGTATTAAGAAGTTGGCCAAGAGAGCACATtggtgttttggttcctttggTTGCTGTTGTCTGTGTGTTGTTGAGTGTGTATGTAATCATGCATAGGAGAAGTGTTGATGCGAGGGACTCTATTGCATGGTCTAAATTGCCTACTGATACCTCACAAGTTATGTTAAAGCACGGCAATCATCCTCTATCCTCCAAAATTTGA
- the LOC8261916 gene encoding ferric reduction oxidase 2 isoform X2 — MDSRSSAPCNKDADHDTVRRVIKVLMMLVLLGYALLWVMLPTNTYRQIWLPNLRMKVNSTYFGQQGATILTFSFPVLFIAVLGCVYLHLGKRSGHNNFRSNGRKHPLATWKKPMLVKGPLGIVSGIELAFLTMFVALLTWSLSTYLHNGFATITPHSAAKSGERVWEAKLESSAIRLGVVGNICLTFLFFPVARGSSVLPLFGLTSEGSIKYHIWLGHLVMVFFTAHGLSYISYWAVTHQISEMLKWRKADFSNVAGEVALLAGLGLWAATFPRIRRKMFELFFYTHHLYILFVFFFLMHVPISFACIMLPGFYLFLVDRYLRFLQSRTNVRLVSARILPCETLEINFSKSPGLSYNPTSILFVNVPSISKLQWHPFTITSSSNLEPEKLSVMIKSEGSWSKKLYQLLSSPSSVDRLEVSVEGPYGPASTPFLRHDALVMVSGGSGITPFITIIREIMSASAMHQCKTPQVTLICSVKNSSDLTMLDLLIPLSGTPSAFSNLQLKIEAYVTREKEPTIDNSKLTRIIWFKPHQTDAPISAILGPKSWLWLGAIISSSFISFLVIIGLITRYYIYPIDHNTNLVFSYSLRSFLNILAICVCIAITASAAVLWNKKQNAREAIQVQNIEGSTPVGSPGSWFYNGDRELESLPHKSLAEATNVHYGERPDLKRMLFECKGSSVGVLVCGPKKMRHEVATICSSGLADNLHFESISFSW; from the exons atggatTCAAGATCATCTGCCCCTTGTAATAAAGATGCTGATCATGATACGGTGAGGAGAGTGATAAAGGTCCTAATGATGCTAGTGTTATTGGGTTATGCTCTTTTGTGGGTTATGTTACCTACTAATACATACAGGCAAATATGGCTGCCTAATTTGCGAATGAAAGTTAACTCTACCTACTTTGGACAACAAG GTGCAACTATTTTGACATTCTCTTTCCCTGTCCTCTTTATTGCTGTCTTGGGCTGTGTGTATCTCCACCTTGGAAAGAGGTCCGGTCATAACAATTTTAGAAG CAATGGCAGAAAACATCCTTTAGCCACATGGAAGAAACCAATGCTTGTGAAAGGCCCTCTGGGGATTGTTTCAGGCATAGAACTGGCCTTCTTGACAATGTTCGTTGCACTATTGACTTGGTCTTTATCAACTTATTTACACAATGGCTTTGCTACCATCACTCCTCATTCAGCAGCAAAGAGTGGGGAAAGAGT ATGGGAAGCTAAATTGGAAAGCTCGGCTATTAGGCTAGGCGTGGTTGGGAATATATGTTTgacatttctattttttccgGTGGCCCGTGGATCATCGGTGCTGCCATTGTTTGGGCTGACCTCCGAAGGTAGCATTAAGTACCATATATGGCTGGGTCACTTGGTAATGGTATTCTTCACTGCTCATGGACTTTCTTATATCAGCTATTGGGCTGTTACACATCAGATTTCTGAG ATGTTGAAATGGAGGAAAGCTGACTTTTCAAATGTGGCTGGAGAGGTAGCTTTACTGGCTGGATTAGGCCTGTGGGCTGCAACCTTCCCTCGCATTAGAAGAAAAATGTTTGAGCTCTTTTTTTACACCCATCATCTCTACATCCtctttgtgtttttctttttgatgcACGTTCCCATCTCTtttgcttgtattatgctCCCTGGTTTTTACCTCTTCTTGGTTGATCGCTACCTGAGATTCTTGCAATCAAGAACCAATGTTCGTTTAGTTTCAGCCCGCATTTTGCCTTGTGAAACTTTAGAAATCAACTTCTCTAAAAGCCCAG GTTTGAGCTATAATCCCACGAGCATTCTGTTTGTGAATGTTCCTAGCATTTCCAAGCTGCAATGGCATCCGTTCACTATCACTTCAAGCAGCAACTTAGAACCTGAAAAGCTGAGTGTTATGATTAAAAGTGAAGGAAGTTGGTCCAAGAAGCTGTACCAATTGCTTTCATCGCCTTCATCGGTTGACCGTCTTGAAGTCTCAGTAGAAGGACCTTATGGACCAGCTTCAACTCCTTTTCTAAG gCATGATGCTCTTGTGATGGTGAGCGGAGGCAGTGGCATTACGCCTTTCATAACTATAATTCGAGAAATCATGTCCGCAAGCGCAATGCACCAGTGCAAGACTCCACAAGTAACCCTAATTTGTTCAGTCAAGAATTCTTCAGACCTCACTATGCTAGACCTCCTAATTCCGTTATCCGGCACTCCATCTGCGTTTTCCAATCTGCAACTAAAAATTGAGGCTTATGTTACAAGGGAAAAAGAACCCACAATTGATAATTCGAAGCTCACTCGGATTATATGGTTCAAGCCCCACCAAACAGATGCACCTATTTCTGCTATTTTAGGCCCCAAAAGCTGGCTCTGGCTTGGAGCTATTATATCATCTTCTTTCATTAGTTTCCTCGTTATAATTGGTCTTATTACCCGCTACTACATTTACCCAATCGATCACAACacaaatttagttttctcatattccctCCGATCTTTTCTCAATATATTAGCAATATGCGTATGCATAGCGATAACAGCAAGTGCAGCTGTTTTATGGAACAAGAAACAAAATGCAAGGGAAGCAATTCAGGTTCAGAACATTGAAGGGTCAACACCAGTTGGATCACCAGGATCATGGTTCTATAATGGTGATAGAGAATTGGAAAGTCTCCCTCATAAGTCACTTGCAGAAGCTACTAATGTGCATTATGGTGAAAGGCCTGATCTAAAAA GAATGCTATTCGAGTGCAAAGGTTCAAGTGTGGGAGTTCTTGTTTGCGGTCCGAAGAAGATGAGACATGAAGTCGCAACAATATGTTCATCTGGATTGGCAGATAATCTGCACTTCGAGTCCATCAGCTTTAGCTGGTGA